The Acidobacteriota bacterium genomic interval GCGAACGTCTCCACTATACGCCGATTACCCGGGGGGATGAATCCGATCGCGCGCGCGGCCTGCCGTGAGCCCGGCCCGACTGGGGCGGCAAGTCCTTGCCGCCGACGATCAGGAATGGGAACCGTCCCCCTTCCTCACGATGATCAGCGACAGGTCGTCGTGCGGGCGCGCGGCGCCCTCGAAGTCGCGGACGATCGACTTCAGGCGGGCCCCGAGTTCGGCGACCGGCGCGTGGCCGTGGGCCTGCAGCGCCGACACCAGCCGCTCCTCGCCGAAGAGTTGCCCCTCGGCGTTCATCGCCTCGGTCGCGCCATCCGAGTACACGACGAGCGTGTCGCCCGGCGCGAGCGTGACCTCGTGCTCGAAGTACCCGGCGCCAGCAACGATGCCGAGCGCCGGCCCCCCCGGGGGTAGAAAGCTCACCTCGCCGGCGCGCGACAGCAGGGCCGCTGGATGGCCGGCGTTCATGACCCGCAGCGTCGGGTAGTCCGGTCGGCCGGCCAGCGCGACGATCGTCGCGAAGCGGTTCGACGGCCCGTCGCGGCAGAAAATCCGGTTGAGGCGCGCGCCGACGTCCGAAAGCGTGGAGCTGTCCGGCGCCAGGGCCCGGAACGTCGCCTGGAGGCGCGCGGCGAGCAACGCCGCGCCGAGCCCCTTGCCCGCCACGTCGCCGAGCAGGAGGAAGAACCGGTCGTCGTTCGCCTGGAGGACGTCGACGATGTCGCCGCCGACGTCGTTGGCCGGCGTCGTGTCGAGCCAGATGTCGAAGCCGGCGATGGACGGCGCCGCCTTGGGCAGCAACGCCTTCTGAATGGCGCGCCCCTCGGCGAGCTCGTCGTGCGCGACCAGCTTCTCGCGGAGCTCGAGCATCAGCACGAGCAGGATGCACGCCAGACCGATGAAGGTCCAGTGAGAGTGGCCCTGCGCGAGGCCGCGGACCTGCACAATGGACAACACCACGGCGATCACGCCGCACGCGAGCAGCACCCGCCGGCCTGGCGCCAGCTTGAAGACGAGGGCCTTGAAGAGCCACCAGGTGCGGACGAAGAAGCGCTTGAACGCGTTCATCTCCGCCAGCGCACGGCGGCTGGGGTCGGTGAGGTAGTACGACTCGAGGTCGTCCAGCGTCTGCGACACCGTCCGGCCGTAGCCCGTCCGGCGCGCATCGCCGATGGTCTTCCTGAAGTCGGCGCGCAGGGTCTCGAACAGG includes:
- a CDS encoding PP2C family protein-serine/threonine phosphatase, coding for MASPGPPTGTSGLFETLRADFRKTIGDARRTGYGRTVSQTLDDLESYYLTDPSRRALAEMNAFKRFFVRTWWLFKALVFKLAPGRRVLLACGVIAVVLSIVQVRGLAQGHSHWTFIGLACILLVLMLELREKLVAHDELAEGRAIQKALLPKAAPSIAGFDIWLDTTPANDVGGDIVDVLQANDDRFFLLLGDVAGKGLGAALLAARLQATFRALAPDSSTLSDVGARLNRIFCRDGPSNRFATIVALAGRPDYPTLRVMNAGHPAALLSRAGEVSFLPPGGPALGIVAGAGYFEHEVTLAPGDTLVVYSDGATEAMNAEGQLFGEERLVSALQAHGHAPVAELGARLKSIVRDFEGAARPHDDLSLIIVRKGDGSHS